The Elaeis guineensis isolate ETL-2024a chromosome 5, EG11, whole genome shotgun sequence DNA segment GACAGCCAAACAGGATCTTCATGACAATAGTCAGTCTGTAACATCTGCACTGGATGGATCTTAGATAATTAGCAGAGTACTACAATGGAACGCATCAAAGGAAAGCATATTAAAAAGGCACTAAAATAATCAGTCCCAGGAACAGCATTGTCTCTTTAAACTTTTCATTTATTGCAAATGGAATCACTACAAAGAGAACAAGAACAAGAATAACTTATCCATTTTACATTGAAAAAACAGAGTACACATTTGACATACTCTGAATTAGATGGGTGTTTCCTTGGCTCCCTATGTACATGGGAAGTTGATTGTAAGACAGCAATGCTAGAGTAACTCTTTGGCTTGCTTTTTGTGTCCACCATCAGCAAGaattgttcaaaaaaaaaaaaaaaaagaatctatgAATATGGTAAACATGGGTCCAAATTTCTTATATGGGTCCACATCATTTTAAGCCCCCTCTCAGCTGTTGCTCCAAATCGCAATATGCCTGCTTGCAATTCGATGGAGCTGGTCATATCCTGCAAGAACTCCTGCTCCTGCCATTCCTGAGAGCATGTTAGCAGCAACTCCCCTAAAAAGTGCAGAGAGACCCTCGTTGCCAACTATAAGTTGTAAGGCATGGAATGCGCTGTGATACTTGGAAGGTTGTCCCGAAGTCAACATCATTCTCCTGCGCAGTGTATCAAATGGGTATGCACAGACCCCAGAAAATGTTGTCACAGTCCACCCTAACATGAAACTAGCTAAGAAGTTTCCCTGCAACAACAAAAAGCCATGGATGTTGAAAGATAACAGgaatttggggggggggggggagatgtGTTTGCAATAACCAAGAGAAACCAACAAACTGTTGTACTTCAGGTATATGGTTACATCTTGCTTTACAATTCTAGATGCCTAGAATAAATAAACAGAAGACATGATGGACTGGGAAGATCAATGGAACAATAGTGGAGACCCgtgaaaatatatataaattatgatgCAGACCACAGAGAGATATTGAAAAGAgtaatatttctttctttttattctgAGGCAATTGTGAGAAGTTGAGTACACAAAAAGAAAAGGCATTAAGATACCTAATGCACgtaggaagagaaaaaaattatgcccaAATAAATTCAGACTCTTTGCACTGCTATTGCCATAACCATATCTATCAAGCCTTATCCCAACTTTGGGTCAGCTTCGCTTGGCACTGCTATTGTAATTAATAAAAGGATTTGCAGCGGGACTTCCTTTTTTCCTGCTTGGTTGTCTCCTACAAATACAGGGTATTTGCCTTGGGCAATGGACAGATGGAGTGCCTTTCTCCGCACTCCAGAAAAATATCCAAATCCATTCTTCTCCTTTATTTACAttcacctttttttttaaaaaaaaaaaaactttcgacTCAAACATTGCTctcagatagagagagagagagagaaagagagagagagagagagaggaactaCAACAACCAACAACAAAAGTGCAACAAATATACTGAAGAAAGATCATATCTTCAGCATCAAATTTGCCCAAGACCACCACAGCTCATGTTTCCTCTCACATGAATTGCAGGTGTTCAATGCTGATTTTAATGTAGAAACCTGGGTGTAAGACCTAGGTCAGGGATTCACTAACAATAAGATTGTCCAGTAATCTAGAATGAAGCATAAAGTTCACCTTATACCTAGAAATCAAAGCGTGCATGGCTTATCAGGTACCACAGTATTTTAGTTAAATGATCTCAAAAGAAGAGTTTGGTGGTTACCTCTAATGGTCCAACTAGAACAGCAGGCTTCACAGTGTCATAGATGCCAAAATAGAGGCCCCGATACAGAGTGATACCCATTATAGAAACTCCAAAACCTCGATACAAACCAGCAATACCATCACTTGCCAGTGTCTTCCTGTATACATCTAGTAGTCCTTTAAACTGGCGTTGGTTGTTAGCTCGGTATTCAATTGCATCAGTGCCAAGCCGGGTCCGTGCATAATCTAAatgatataaaaacaatgaagttGTTGCTCCAGCAGCACTACCAGAAGCCACATTTCCTGCTAACCACTTCAGAAAACCATCTTTCTCCTTTGAGCATCCAAAAAGGCTCTGGAAGTATCCCTTGAATGCAAAATTGAAGGCCTGTGAAAAATTGGAAAGAAAGGACAACATTTTTTAAAAGACTATTTCAAGTGATAGCAAATATGAAACCTATAGTGAAACCATGTCAATGGACATTGGACATAGGTATCAAGTGTGATAATAGCACAGCTACTCTCTAAATTCAAGATCTTCAGATATGTAAGGCATAAGATATAACTATCCTATGGTATTCCCCTCCTTGAGGCCTAACTGTTTGGTTTTGCTATCTCTGTTTGTCTACATTATTTCGTGAAACACCATGCGCTTATATACATAGAAGgtcaaaaaactttttttttacatataaggTAGGAATTTAAGAAAAGAAAGCAAGTAGGATGTATGTTCACAGTACCACCAGAGTTAGAACATAGATCAAAAGTTCCCTCCCTATTGCCTATTTAGCAGGAAATCCCACCATCTCATCAAGCACCACATGCAACTAAAAATTACTGCAGACACCGTAGATGAAAGGTTTCTATGTTTATTGAACAGGGTTTGGGTCTTCCAATGCTTCAAGAGGAGGAAAACATCTTCCTGTACTTTGCTGCAGCCACAGACTTGTCAACAAGCTCATCTTTTTCCTAAATACTATTAGACACTGAAGAACCTAATGCTTATGCTGAATAACCAAGCAATACTTTAGTTTAGTAATACAATTTTGTTTCATTGATTGCCAATAATCTGCTGCAAGCTGGATAATTGAAAAACAAAAGCAAATAATCTAGAACAAACGATAAGATGCAGCTGCAAGGCCTACTGGGTGCTGATCCACTGCCCTCATTCTCCATAGACTGGTGGTTTAGCATCCAAGCTACTTGTGATGCAGTCATCTATGATGTGACAGCTTTCATGAGCTAAATAAAGCTGATCTTGCAGGCAAGCTTGATGGAGAACTTGGAATATGGATAATGGAAGGATGCAACAAGCTATGGTGCATCAGTGCTGAAGCTGTCTTGAGATTTGTTTCAGCTTAGAGAATCATGCCATCGGGATGGATATTGACGATTTTGTTCTCTGCCCAAATTTCTACGAAGTGCCAGCTAAAACTAAGGTTACTAGGCTTATAAGCATATCATTTGAGCCATATAAAATTGGGTGGGGGGGGGGTTTGTTTGCCTTTGATACTTAGTAGAATGATTCACTAAAAAATGTGGCAGCCTCGTGGCAGACTAATTTAGATGTTTGACTGGTATATTGTTGCTTATCTTGGAAAGGGAACAATTAGCAAGATCTAAAGACTCTGATGCTTAGAGACTCCCAATGCCCTAAGGGTACAATGTCCTAACTGTTCTGGCACATATTTAGGACAAGAGAGCTGCCTGCATGAGAAAATGTAGATTATTTATAGCATGCAAAATACCTTTCCCTTaaatcaggatcaaatccataagatcGACTGGTTTTGGCTGTTGCCATCCTCATGCTATCATGTAAGCTTACTGCCTCTGGAAAACATTCATGGATGAATTCACACAGAAAAATTCATAGTATAAAGTTTCAGATGCAATAGTTAAACTATGTCATTGGAATCAGATATGAAGGATCACTAATGTTCTGCCAATGTGTGGCAGGCATACAGGCTCAAGCTGAACACAGAAGGAATTGTTTATTCTATTTGTGCTGTTTTTTAAGGCTAAACGAGTTTTCTGTCCAAATTGTTGTCAGCAGTTGCAGTGCAACATGTTTGGCTAACATAATTTTGCATATCTCAACAGAGGGAATAAGCGACTATCATGAGGCTTATAATGTTTTGTGTTAAGACTAAGATGCCTTAGTACTCAATGCCAATTGTTAAAAAAGATAGTTAAGAACCAAAATATGATTGGCAACATTGCCGCTTGTCAAACTGTTCTATCACATGTATATGTATCTGTATGCGTTGGTTCATACTCCCCTTTTTATATAGAGTAAAATATATAGATGTTTGCTTCACTTTCAAAGACCTTCAGGGCACTATCTCAAATCAGACACAGGGCACTCGCATCCCAATACAGCTGGCGGGCTCATGCACATGCAAAGGGAACAGAACTGCAGATTGGCCAGCCAATTCCAGGTTTTCTAAGCACAGGCAACACTAAGCTTCAAAAACTGGCTAACCTTCACAATGTGGCTGAAAGCATGTTTCTAAAAGGATTTGCCATCCCCAGGCCATTTCTCAAAGTAAAGATTGTCAGCAACTAAGCAAATATATGTAAAAGATTCATTAGAAAGTCATTAACTAGATATGGAACTTGCTTTTTAAAATAAGCCATCCATTTTCAGATTAAAAGGCAAAGTTTAGATCTTTAGGATTTTCCAACTTAAGACTTCAGCTCTCATTAAACTTAACATTCACGGATGTACCATGTGTTGACAAGATATACTTGTTGAAATTTTTAACACACAAAAAAGGTTCATTCTTTATGGATTTGTGATGTGTCGAGAAGACAACCTTTTGAAATTGTGAACACGCTAAAAAGGTTCAATTTTACCACCTATCTTGATTATAAGTGGAGCTGCAACCTAGAAGTACTTTATTCTGTAGTCTCATAATTACTTAGAGAATTAGATTGTCTACATAAATGATTAATATCAAACACTGTATTCTTATTGTTAAGGACTATAACTAGTCTTTTTTCTGTTTCCCAATTTTTTTCACAAGTTTCTCTCAATTGACAGATTTGCTTTCATTTTGTAAAATGCACtagcttttctcttttcttcctttaaAGAATGATTATATTTTTCACAAAATTAGAGGTCAAAAGTGCAAGAAATGAATGGCATTATAAGATTCTCTTATTTGACCAAATTACTCAGCTCACATCACAAAAATACATATTACCAAGCCTATAAAGAAAAAGAGCAAAAATGCGATGAAAATGGATCACCTTGTCTGAAACGATGgacttttgaaatattcttttgtgcaATGCTAATAGGCAAAGGAATATGGGAGTAACAATGGAATGATTAAACCAACATCTTTATAAAGCCCATCATCCCACatttatattttaatgatttaaaatagcACCATAAACTAAGTCTTTCTCCCAGATGCATGCTATTGTCATCAGTCCGGAATGCCATCCAAAATTCAAGCCCTCCAGTTGCAAAGAAACAAGCATGTACATTGTTGAACTAAACACAAACCTCTGCTTCTTAATGAATGAGCTCATAACAGACCCCGAAAATAGAAGTATTCCATGCTGATGGGGTGCTGGTAAGGTACTGGGCCAATACATACCATGGTGAGCTATGTTTCAGTGCTTGGCATGTGTGACATGCACCAACATGGCAGCATGACAAGAACTGATGCCAGTACCATGTCAGTGCCTCATGCATGTAAGGCACTGGCATAGTACATATGATGCAGTGTGATGCTGCGATGGATAATTAAATTCATGGTAAACACTGATGTATATATATTAATCTTGATAGATCTCACATTCTATTACAGCAGGGTAGTCAGTTCTCAGTAGCTAGCTAAAAGATGAATCTCTGCGATTATCTAAAGAAATAGCAAACCGTCAACCAACTTTTGCCACCCAATTTATAGACCATTCATCTAATGATAGCATGATGCAATATTCCAATTTTAAGCCAATTCAAACAAACCAAAATTTCTATAACAAAAATCACGAAACTCGATTCAAAATAACAATGGAAGTAGAATACAAGTCCTGATATTAATCCAATAGAATCAAATAGACTAGAAGAACGAGAATTGGAAGAAAAAAGGTGACTTTATTTTTTTGGAAGAACACCGACCTGGGTGGGGAAGTATCTGATGACATTGGCCTGGTTCCCTCTCCAAAGGGACAGCACGCCCTCCTCTCTCAAAACTCTCGAGAAGCAATTGGCGATCCCCTTGTAAGGCCGCTGGAGGTTGCCTCTCTTCAGCATCTCCCCCTGGTTCTGGAGAAGGAGCTTCACACGCTCCACCGGCGCCGCCCCGCTCTTCGCCACCACCGCCGCGAAGCCGCCCATCACGAAGTCCGCCGCCATCTTCCCCGACGGCCTCGCCGCCACCTTCCCCGCCGCTTCGGTGGCGGTTCCTCCGGATGGAGCAACCATCCTCCTGTCGTCCTCCTTCCCTTGGAgaggagaaaattaaaaaaaaaaaaaaaagaaaaaaaaagagataggcgTCGGCCGTGAACCGACGAAGAGATTCATAATTTTAATGGATGGAGAAGGGATAAAAAATCCGAAGCAAAGAGGTTGGTGCCAAAGATTCGAGTCCAGATTGGATTGGACTTGTCGCGTCCCAGACCAAATAGGAGACAGATCCGTGGGACAATGGGACTTATAACTAATATAAGTGCTGGCCATGTTATTTTAAGTTGGTCTTCCTACGCTCTTGTCCATACTCTTTCACATCCAAAGAAgacatcaaaattttatttaaatagagcaTCACttggatgaaaatttaatttatatttgaatttaaaaattaaaaatttattaaaataaaattttaaactaaatagtataatttttaaaaatatattttatttaaaatataatataaaaaaataattaaatagagttTTAAAGTTATTTAAATAATGATCAACTTAAAAtagaattctaattggattaagacttgATAATGAATCTCAACATATCTtggttgatatttttttatcaagataTCAAAATCTCAATTAGCATGAAAATTTTAGGATTAAGaactatatttaattattaattttaagatttattAACAAATAGTCTATTAAGATAGCCAACAAAATGATTGAAGAATATCAACCATCGAAATCTCAGCTTTATTGGTTTATATCGGCTAAGATAATGTAATTGAGATTTATGCATATATCGTATCAAAAGTTACTGAATATTGTAATAGATAACCATCTTGGTCGACATAAAAATCTTTGATCTGAGAAGAATAAGATTAGGCATCAATTCAATTATTTGAACCAATTCAAATATGAGTTGGATTTGTGTGGTGTTGATTTTCAATCTAACCCGACCACTTGCAACCCTAGATGTCATGATCAACATAGTTCATGAATAATTGAAAACCTTGTTAGATTAGAGGTGTGAATAGGTTGAATCCATGGTATATTCGCATATGTACTCAATAAGAAAATTTAAATTCAGTTTCGGATTCAGATTTATCAAAAACAAGTAAGCTCCTAAGTCCAATTCCAGCTTGATTAGTAATTGGATTCGAGGTTTTCTTTAAGGTTTGATTTAGCACATGAAATTAGTGGATCAACTGTCCATAAGTTAATAATCTGTAAAACTAAAAGGATTCTTATCATAAGAGTTTACGGTAGATTATAATATGAAAGAGGCATCATATGGAAAATAAGCGATTGGTTATTAGGAATATCAATcacttttaaaatatatttaatttctagtTACATTGAGTTTGATTAAAATATAATCAAAATCTTAGTGTTGATTGGGATTTTGGAACTCATATAGTAtgcataagaaaaaaatataaattaaatatggagaaaaaaaataattcagaccaTATAGttaattttctttatatttttatatttagataaatatatatagtttatttttcactattCAAGTTATATCCAAGTTctattcaatttaaaaaaaatcaaatatatgaAACCTAAGTTTGTTCCATTAAAATTATTAGGAACTTAATTAAAacttatattaattattataaaataattatataaaattattaagcTCTTGGTATCATTTGCAATCCTATCATGGGTATGCCGAATATCAGAATTAAATTGATGATTTGAAGCACGATCAATCCAAAGTCTTTGGAGCTTaactataaaaattaatttttaattatttaaaaatttttaatttcatcttaAATTCTAATTCCGTATAATGGatcatctaatttttaaattaatttaatttggatCCGAGGTATCATTTTTTTTACCATATAAGTATATTGTGTAATATCACataacaatatcattgaaattcatAGGATCCGAATtggattaatttaaaaattagattatctgCTACACTGAGTTAAGGTTGACAGTGGAATGGGGAATCTCCCACATATTTTATGTTTTTTCGGTGATTAagcttttattttatcttttttgaaaTTCGCTTCCGACTTCTTCCCGTCGGCGCCCCGAACATAATGAGGATGTTTCATTCTCTCCCCACCGGCGGCCTGTAGCTCTCAACCCAATCGTTCGTCTCCTATCTCTCTGGTATGCCTCCTAATCGCCTTCCCTCCCTTTGCCGCTCAAACATCCATCCTCCCGCGTCGCGACCTCACCGTCAGCAAGTAACCACAAGGAAATAAGGAAACAGGATCAGACTCGAAGAGATGACACTCTATCCAATCTCTTAGCCACGGTCTCTCTTGTAGCTCTTCGAAAATTCGGTTCTTTTTTCACCCCTTCGCAACTTCGTTAGGTATTGGCATAGTCCCACATCGGGAAACAATGCATTTTCTGAATGAATATGATGGCACAGTCATTTGATTCTCTGACGAAATCATCACAactgagattttttttaaaatattttgttgggtatgatcatttttttttcttttcacttctttttcttttcagttcATTAGCTCTTTCAGATctgtgggaaaggagagcacttgagagtTGAGAGAGATTATACTGGTTTCTTAGGTTTCGATTGGGTTTGTCTCAAGTATTTGGGATTCTGTgcgagttgtggcggtgtgagttggttccttgaggttttgagagcttaatcttagtagaagcatgatattttgtagggctggggatttttgatcaaaaggattcttctttggtcgtctaagcttccctattccgCCGCTCCAAGCCTGCCACCCGGTTGGGACTCCTAAGGATGGAAAAAATAGGGGAAAAACAGGGGAAACATGGGAAAAATTAacgaaaataaaagaaagatggaaaaaatttaAGGGTAAAACTTTTTCCCACAtatatgatcattttttttttctttttgcttatgttcttttcatttcattatctttttctgagatctgtgggaaaggagggcacttgagagagattagagaggttTCTTAGGTTCTGATTGGGTTTTTTCTCAAGTATATGGTATTCTGTGCGAGTTGTAGTGGGgtgagttggttccttgaggttttgagatctcaatcttggtagaagcatgatattttgtagggttgggGATTTTTGATTGAAATGATTTTTCTTTGGctgcaaaattttcaatttatggggCTCTGTTCTCATGACAACGATGTGGGGGCTACTTGATGGGGATCGCCGGTGTGGAATGCTGTCAGTTTAGTACGTATACTCGATCGAGTCAAAATATAGCAAAGGATGATTCTTGAGAATTTTTTCAGCCTTGTAGATTTTCCACCATGCAAGGTCATCGTAATAATAATTATTGGTCATTAAATGTCTAAAGAAGGTGATTATTGTAGTTGTTATTGTTAATGCATGCGAGTAGTAGCAACAAAGGTCAATGTGGATCTTGAATTATAATACTGATCATTATAAATTGCAAATCTGAGCATTATGTGATCTGaaatgccatttttttttttttttgatgatttgtaCCTTTATGCACATTTGCCGTGACATATACGCATGGAGTAAATGTTTTGtgatagagagagaagaaaacgAGTTTGCAAAAGCTTTTGCCATGCTACCATTAGTTATTCAGCTGCCAAAGTTCTACCATGCAAGTTGGCATTGTTAACTGTTGATCAGCTAATGCCTATGCATGGTTTTCCTGACAATTACTCAAGAATGTAGGTATCAACAACCCATACCATATGAATCATGtattaaatatgatatttttttgcgAATTCTCAATTAAACTATGTCTAGTTTGGCAC contains these protein-coding regions:
- the LOC105045936 gene encoding ADP,ATP carrier protein ER-ANT1, translated to MVAPSGGTATEAAGKVAARPSGKMAADFVMGGFAAVVAKSGAAPVERVKLLLQNQGEMLKRGNLQRPYKGIANCFSRVLREEGVLSLWRGNQANVIRYFPTQAFNFAFKGYFQSLFGCSKEKDGFLKWLAGNVASGSAAGATTSLFLYHLDYARTRLGTDAIEYRANNQRQFKGLLDVYRKTLASDGIAGLYRGFGVSIMGITLYRGLYFGIYDTVKPAVLVGPLEGNFLASFMLGWTVTTFSGVCAYPFDTLRRRMMLTSGQPSKYHSAFHALQLIVGNEGLSALFRGVAANMLSGMAGAGVLAGYDQLHRIASRHIAIWSNS